Sequence from the Hamadaea flava genome:
GGCGAGCGTCGTGCCGAGCACCTCGACGCGGACGGCCGCCAGCGGGACGTCGCCAGGACCGGCGACGGTTCCGGCCAGCGTCCGCCGGGCGACGTGCTCGATCTTCAACGGGTGGAGCACCGGCGGGGCCGGCTGCTCGGCGTACGCGACGATCGCCGGGAGGTCGACGAGCAGCGCCGGTCGCGGCGGTACGCCCAACGCCTGCCACAGGGCCGGATCGCCGGCCGTCAGCAGGATCTCGGGTTCCCCGGCGTGGACGGCGGCGGTCAGCACCCGGTCGAGGCTGCGTACGGCGTCGTTCCCGGACGCCGTCACGAGGAAGCGCACGGTGAACCGGTACGGCTCGCGGGGACCGGTGCCGCGCGTCTGGCGCGCCGGGCGTACTTCCAGGAGGTAGACGGTGACGCTGCCAGGCTTTGGGCTGCCGTGGTGATCGCCGCCGCCTGGAGCGCTGTCCACAATAGACACGATAGGAGCGGGCGCGTCCGGGTCGGACAGGCGCGCGGTAACACCGGCCGTCCGCCCCAGCCAGTCGAGCAGCCGGGCGGTGGCCGCCTCGATGGGGCCGGGCCCGGGGTCGGTCATGCGGAGCATTCTGTGACGAGGCGATCACTATTCACAGTCGCCGATCCGTCACATGGGTGTCGCCGATCTAACGACAGCGAAGTCGCATTTGGGTGACGACATGTTGACGTTGTGTAGCTAGGCTGAGGGGTTGTCCTCAGTCAGGTGATCGTCCGTCAGTTCTTGGAGTTCGTGCTGCTTAGGCACGTCGCGCAGAGGCAGATACGGTTCGGCTCGCGGGGGCAGCCCGGCCGCGATCGCCCGCGCGCGGCCGAGTTCGGCATCGAACTCCGCGCCCAGCAGAACCGCCACATTGGTCAGCCACAGCCAGACGAGGAAGACGATCACCCCGCCGAGGGTTCCGTATGTCTTGTTGTACGACCCGAAATGGGCGACGTAGAAGGCGAACCCGGCGGACACCGCGATCCACAGCACCACGGCGAACAGACTCCCCGGCGTGATCCAGCGGAAGCCGCCCTGCCGCGCATTCGGGGTAGCCCAGTAAAGCAAGGCGAGCATCATCGTCACGCCGAGGATCAGCGCGGGCCATTTCACCACGTCGAAGACGCGGATGCTCGCCTCCTCGAAGCCGAGCGCCTTGCCGGCCTGCGCGGCCAGCCGTCCGGTGAAGACGACGACCAGCGCGCTGACCGCGAGGAAGACGCCGGTGATCGCGGTGATGGCCAGCTGCACCGGCACCGTCTTCCAGAACGGACGGCCCTCGGGCACGTCGAAGATCCGGTTCGCCGCCCGCATGAACGATCCGATGTAGCCGGTCGCCGACCAGAACGCGATCACCAGACCGGCGACCGCCAGCAGCCCGGCGGTCTGGCGGCTCTCCCGCAGGTTGTCGATGCTGTCAGCGATGATCTGCTGGGCCGGTCCGGGCGTCAGCTCGCGGATGTTCGCCTCCACAGCGCTCGCGGTCGAGTCGCCCAGCAGGCCCACCGCG
This genomic interval carries:
- a CDS encoding carboxypeptidase regulatory-like domain-containing protein, producing MTDPGPGPIEAATARLLDWLGRTAGVTARLSDPDAPAPIVSIVDSAPGGGDHHGSPKPGSVTVYLLEVRPARQTRGTGPREPYRFTVRFLVTASGNDAVRSLDRVLTAAVHAGEPEILLTAGDPALWQALGVPPRPALLVDLPAIVAYAEQPAPPVLHPLKIEHVARRTLAGTVAGPGDVPLAAVRVEVLGTTLATVTDAQGRFTVAGVPDSGEVRLRLVGRGRIFVAAVDPGEPDLVLRCDLPTR
- a CDS encoding YihY/virulence factor BrkB family protein; this encodes MHIRDLHRGIWTVMAPKTPRSAEPGRLHRDRLLRLLKRAPRRPADLGFRAWVRVFRRTIAEFVADDLGDMAAALTYYGILSIFPGLLVLVAAVGLLGDSTASAVEANIRELTPGPAQQIIADSIDNLRESRQTAGLLAVAGLVIAFWSATGYIGSFMRAANRIFDVPEGRPFWKTVPVQLAITAITGVFLAVSALVVVFTGRLAAQAGKALGFEEASIRVFDVVKWPALILGVTMMLALLYWATPNARQGGFRWITPGSLFAVVLWIAVSAGFAFYVAHFGSYNKTYGTLGGVIVFLVWLWLTNVAVLLGAEFDAELGRARAIAAGLPPRAEPYLPLRDVPKQHELQELTDDHLTEDNPSA